Proteins from one Diorhabda carinulata isolate Delta chromosome 10, icDioCari1.1, whole genome shotgun sequence genomic window:
- the LOC130898408 gene encoding protein sel-1 homolog 1 isoform X2 yields the protein MRYKYRLLSLFLILICCEFSDENLQGPTEDKKNKNENESPKKMEFVASIEERDGATAIRIEQAPDLTNEREQKKELSGDDIENQISEAVDLFMLDRAKAIQKIVQHIGMVNNLQESAVFNEPEELPPVPEKASEIKDLTEDELEAKKIFDSATGILNKTKPDREKAYQLLMDASNKGNADAKAMVAWAKLFGNPLKQDIYIAKEMFTELADIGNPDGHTGLGFLYATGLAVNVSQAKALIHYTFGAIGGNSWAQMALGYRYWAGIAVTPSCEMALDYYRQVADKVSQGVSFGGGAAIQRIRLYDELENGYTSGILDNDLIEYYQLLAEKGDVQAQVGLGQLHYQGGRGVDLDYQKALHYFTDAANAGSALAMAYLGKIYLDGSDEIPANNDTAFKYFKKSSDLNNPVGLSGLGLMYLYGKGVEKDYAKAHQYFLQAAEQGWVDGQLQLGNMYFNGLGVKKDHKAANKYFSLASQSGHVLAYYNLGQMHAQGTGLLRSCATAVELFKNVAERGKWGEILMQAHTDYRNGRYDESFVQYALLSELGYEVAQSNAAFLLDRNEIPMLSTPEALVRALLYWGRAAAQGYSAAQVKLGDYYYYGLGTATDYETAAVHYRLASDQQHNAQATFNLGYMHEQGLGMVKDMHLAKRYYDRAAELSPDAKVPVALALIKLNVLFSFESLQESPLHHLLGIHETVGSDWDLYLITTLITILAGIVYFRRPQAIA from the exons ATGCGATACAAATATCGTTTATTAtcgttatttttaatactaattTGTTGTGAGTTCTCTGACGAAAATTTACAAGGACCTACAgaggataaaaaaaataaaaatgaaaacgagTCTCCGAAGAAAATGGAATTCGTGGCTTCCATCGAAGAACGTGATGGTGCAACGGCTATAAGAATCGAACAGGCGCCCGATTTAACCAACGAAAGGGAACAAAAAAAAGAACTTTCAGGCGACGATATTGAAAACCAAATATCCGAAGCAGTGGATTTGTTTATGTTGGATCGAGCTAAAGCTATACAAAAAATCGTCCAACACATAGGAATGGTGAATAACCTACAAGAAAGTGCGGTTTTTAACGAACCCGAAGAATTACCTCCCGTACCGGAAAAAGCATCGGAAATAAAAGATTTAACAGAAGATGAATTGGaagctaaaaaaatttttgattcggCTACAGGGATTTTGAATAAGACGAAACCGGACAGGGAGAAAGCTTATCAGCTGTTGATGGACGCTTCTAATAAGGGGAACGCCGACGCTAAAGCCATGGTAGCATGGGCTAAATTATTTGGAAACCCTTTGAAACAGGATATTTACATAGCAAAGGAGATGTTTACGGAATTGGCGGACATCGGTAACCCGGACGGACATACAGGTTTAG GGTTTTTGTACGCTACTGGCTTGGCAGTTAACGTTAGCCAAGCCAAAGCTTTGATACATTACACTTTTGGAGCTATTGGGGGAAATTCTTGGGCACAAATGGCTTTGGGCTATCGATATTGGGCTGGAATTGCAGTAACTCCCAGTTGTGAGATGGCTTTGGATTATTACCGACAAGTGGCAGATAAAG taAGTCAAGGTGTATCTTTCGGGGGCGGCGCGGCAATACAAAGGATACGTTTGTATGACGAATTAGAGAACGGATACACATCCGGTATCCTCGACAACGATCTCATCGAATATTATCAACTTTTAGCGGAAAAGGGGGACGTCCAAGCGCAG GTCGGTTTGGGGCAGCTCCATTACCAAGGGGGCAGAGGAGTCGATTTGGATTACCAGAAAGCGTTGCATTACTTCACGGACGCAGCTAACGCCGGTAGCGCTTTAGCTATGGCGTATTTGGGAAAG ATCTATTTGGACGGTAGTGACGAAATACCGGCTAATAACGACAcggctttcaaatattttaagaagTCTTCTGATTTGAACAACCCCGTGGGTTTGAGTGGACTGGGCTTGATGTATTTGTATGGTAAGGGCGTGGAAAAGGATTACGCCAAGGCGCATCAGTATTTTTTGCAGGCTGCCGAACAGGGTTGGGTGGATGGGCAGTTGCAATTGGGGAACATGTATTTCA acGGTTTGGGTGTTAAAAAAGACCACAAAGCggccaataaatatttttcgttgGCATCTCAATCGGGACACGTTCTAGCCTATTACAATTTAGGACAGATGCACGCTCAAGGAACGGGTTTATTGAGATCGTGTGCCACCGCGGTGGAATTATTCAAAAACGTCGCCGAGCGAGGCAAATGGGGCGAAATATTGATGCAG GCGCACACAGACTACCGCAACGGCCGTTACGACGAATCATTCGTCCAATACGCCCTTTTGTCCGAATTGGGTTACGAAGTAGCCCAAAGCAACGCCGCCTTCCTATTAGACAGAAACGAAATTCCGATGCTGTCGACGCCGGAGGCCCTAGTAAGGGCGCTCCTCTATTGGGGCAGGGCCGCCGCTCAAGGTTATTCCGCCGCCCAG GTGAAATTGggggattattattattacggtTTGGGAACGGCGACGGATTACGAAACGGCGGCGGTACATTACCGATTGGCGTCCGATCAACAGCACAACGCCCAGGCGACATTCAATTTGGGTTACATGCACGAGCAAGGCTTGGGAATGGTTAAGGATATGCATCTGGCGAAACGTTATTACGACAGGGCCGCCGAGTTGAGTCCCGACGCTAAGGTCCCGGTGGCGTTGGCGCTtatcaaattgaatgttttgtttagtttcgaAAGTTTACAAGAG AGCCCTTTGCACCACCTGCTCGGCATCCACGAAACCGTAGGATCCGATTGGGATTTGTATTTAATAACGACTTTAATCACAATCCTAGCGGGAATAGTCTATTTTAGAAGACCACAAGCCATCGCTTAA
- the LOC130898408 gene encoding protein sel-1 homolog 1 isoform X1 translates to MRYKYRLLSLFLILICCEFSDENLQGPTEDKKNKNENESPKKMEFVASIEERDGATAIRIEQAPDLTNEREQKKELSGDDIENQISEAVDLFMLDRAKAIQKIVQHIGMVNNLQESAVFNEPEELPPVPEKASEIKDLTEDELEAKKIFDSATGILNKTKPDREKAYQLLMDASNKGNADAKAMVAWAKLFGNPLKQDIYIAKEMFTELADIGNPDGHTGLGFLYATGLAVNVSQAKALIHYTFGAIGGNSWAQMALGYRYWAGIAVTPSCEMALDYYRQVADKVSQGVSFGGGAAIQRIRLYDELENGYTSGILDNDLIEYYQLLAEKGDVQAQVGLGQLHYQGGRGVDLDYQKALHYFTDAANAGSALAMAYLGKIYLDGSDEIPANNDTAFKYFKKSSDLNNPVGLSGLGLMYLYGKGVEKDYAKAHQYFLQAAEQGWVDGQLQLGNMYFNGLGVKKDHKAANKYFSLASQSGHVLAYYNLGQMHAQGTGLLRSCATAVELFKNVAERGKWGEILMQAHTDYRNGRYDESFVQYALLSELGYEVAQSNAAFLLDRNEIPMLSTPEALVRALLYWGRAAAQGYSAAQVKLGDYYYYGLGTATDYETAAVHYRLASDQQHNAQATFNLGYMHEQGLGMVKDMHLAKRYYDRAAELSPDAKVPVALALIKLNVLFSFESLQEFLLQSPLHHLLGIHETVGSDWDLYLITTLITILAGIVYFRRPQAIA, encoded by the exons ATGCGATACAAATATCGTTTATTAtcgttatttttaatactaattTGTTGTGAGTTCTCTGACGAAAATTTACAAGGACCTACAgaggataaaaaaaataaaaatgaaaacgagTCTCCGAAGAAAATGGAATTCGTGGCTTCCATCGAAGAACGTGATGGTGCAACGGCTATAAGAATCGAACAGGCGCCCGATTTAACCAACGAAAGGGAACAAAAAAAAGAACTTTCAGGCGACGATATTGAAAACCAAATATCCGAAGCAGTGGATTTGTTTATGTTGGATCGAGCTAAAGCTATACAAAAAATCGTCCAACACATAGGAATGGTGAATAACCTACAAGAAAGTGCGGTTTTTAACGAACCCGAAGAATTACCTCCCGTACCGGAAAAAGCATCGGAAATAAAAGATTTAACAGAAGATGAATTGGaagctaaaaaaatttttgattcggCTACAGGGATTTTGAATAAGACGAAACCGGACAGGGAGAAAGCTTATCAGCTGTTGATGGACGCTTCTAATAAGGGGAACGCCGACGCTAAAGCCATGGTAGCATGGGCTAAATTATTTGGAAACCCTTTGAAACAGGATATTTACATAGCAAAGGAGATGTTTACGGAATTGGCGGACATCGGTAACCCGGACGGACATACAGGTTTAG GGTTTTTGTACGCTACTGGCTTGGCAGTTAACGTTAGCCAAGCCAAAGCTTTGATACATTACACTTTTGGAGCTATTGGGGGAAATTCTTGGGCACAAATGGCTTTGGGCTATCGATATTGGGCTGGAATTGCAGTAACTCCCAGTTGTGAGATGGCTTTGGATTATTACCGACAAGTGGCAGATAAAG taAGTCAAGGTGTATCTTTCGGGGGCGGCGCGGCAATACAAAGGATACGTTTGTATGACGAATTAGAGAACGGATACACATCCGGTATCCTCGACAACGATCTCATCGAATATTATCAACTTTTAGCGGAAAAGGGGGACGTCCAAGCGCAG GTCGGTTTGGGGCAGCTCCATTACCAAGGGGGCAGAGGAGTCGATTTGGATTACCAGAAAGCGTTGCATTACTTCACGGACGCAGCTAACGCCGGTAGCGCTTTAGCTATGGCGTATTTGGGAAAG ATCTATTTGGACGGTAGTGACGAAATACCGGCTAATAACGACAcggctttcaaatattttaagaagTCTTCTGATTTGAACAACCCCGTGGGTTTGAGTGGACTGGGCTTGATGTATTTGTATGGTAAGGGCGTGGAAAAGGATTACGCCAAGGCGCATCAGTATTTTTTGCAGGCTGCCGAACAGGGTTGGGTGGATGGGCAGTTGCAATTGGGGAACATGTATTTCA acGGTTTGGGTGTTAAAAAAGACCACAAAGCggccaataaatatttttcgttgGCATCTCAATCGGGACACGTTCTAGCCTATTACAATTTAGGACAGATGCACGCTCAAGGAACGGGTTTATTGAGATCGTGTGCCACCGCGGTGGAATTATTCAAAAACGTCGCCGAGCGAGGCAAATGGGGCGAAATATTGATGCAG GCGCACACAGACTACCGCAACGGCCGTTACGACGAATCATTCGTCCAATACGCCCTTTTGTCCGAATTGGGTTACGAAGTAGCCCAAAGCAACGCCGCCTTCCTATTAGACAGAAACGAAATTCCGATGCTGTCGACGCCGGAGGCCCTAGTAAGGGCGCTCCTCTATTGGGGCAGGGCCGCCGCTCAAGGTTATTCCGCCGCCCAG GTGAAATTGggggattattattattacggtTTGGGAACGGCGACGGATTACGAAACGGCGGCGGTACATTACCGATTGGCGTCCGATCAACAGCACAACGCCCAGGCGACATTCAATTTGGGTTACATGCACGAGCAAGGCTTGGGAATGGTTAAGGATATGCATCTGGCGAAACGTTATTACGACAGGGCCGCCGAGTTGAGTCCCGACGCTAAGGTCCCGGTGGCGTTGGCGCTtatcaaattgaatgttttgtttagtttcgaAAGTTTACAAGAG tttttattgcaGAGCCCTTTGCACCACCTGCTCGGCATCCACGAAACCGTAGGATCCGATTGGGATTTGTATTTAATAACGACTTTAATCACAATCCTAGCGGGAATAGTCTATTTTAGAAGACCACAAGCCATCGCTTAA
- the LOC130898724 gene encoding 26S proteasome regulatory subunit 6A-B translates to MSTLEDISIWEDGEEALGEEVLRMSTDEIISRTRLLDNEIKIMKSEVMRINHELQAQNEKIKENTEKIKVNKTLPYLVSNVIELLDVDPQEEEEDGAVVDLDSQRKGKCAVVKTSTRQTYFLPVIGLVDEEKLKPGDLVGVNKDSYLILETLPAEYDARVKAMEVDERPTEQYSDIGGLDKQIQELIEAVVLPMTHKDKFVNLGIHPPKGVLLYGPPGTGKTLLARACAAQTKSTFLKLAGPQLVQMFIGDGAKLVRDAFALAKEKAPAIIFIDELDAIGTKRFDSEKAGDREVQRTMLELLNQLDGFSSTSDIKVIAATNRVDILDPALLRSGRLDRKIEFPHPNEEARARIMQIHSRKMTVNPDVNFEELARSTDDFNGAQCKAVCVEAGMIALRRNAVAVTHEDYMDAIMEVQAKKKANLNYYA, encoded by the exons ATGTCTACGTTAGAAGATATATCGATATGGGAAGACGGCGAAGAAGCTTTAGGTGAAGAAGTATTAAGAATGTCCACCGATGAAATAATAAGCCGTACCCGTTTATTAGACAACGAGATAAAGATAATGAAAAGCGAAGTGATGAGAATCAATCACGAATTACAAGCCCAAAAcgagaaaataaaagaaaataccgaaaaaataaaagtgaataaaaCGCTACCGTATCTGGTATCGAACGTAATTGAATTATTAGACGTGGATcctcaagaagaagaagaagacggcGCCGTGGTAGATTTGGATTCCCAAAGAAAAGGAAAATGCGCCGTTGTGAAAACATCGACGAGAcaaacttattttttacccGTAATAGGTCTCGTCgacgaagaaaaattaaaacccGGCGATTTAGTCGGAGTTAACAAAGATTCGTATCTAATATTGGAAACTTTACCCGCAGAATACGACGCTAGAGTAAAAGCTATGGAAGTAGACGAAAGACCGACAGAACAATACTCAGATATAGGAGGTTTGGACAAGCAAATACAAGAACTTATCGAAGCGGTTGTTTTACCAATGACTCACAAAGATAAGTTCGTTAATTTGGGGATACACCCCCCAAAAG GTGTTTTGTTATACGGCCCCCCTGGAACTGGTAAAACTCTACTAGCTAGAGCTTGCGCTGCTCAAACTAAATCGACTTTTTTGAAATTAGCCGGTCCGCAGCTAGTTCAGATGTTCATTGGAGACGGGGCGAAGCTCGTCAGGGACGCTTTCGCTCTAGCCAAAGAAAAAGCTCCCGCTATAATATTCATCGACGAATTGGACGCTATCGGGACGAAAAGGTTCGATTCGGAAAAAGCGGGCGACAGGGAGGTGCAAAGGACGATGTTGGAGCTACTTAATCAACTCGACGGGTTCAGTTCGACGTCAGATATCAAAGTTATAGCGGCTACGAATCGAGTTGACATCCTTGATCCCGCTCTGCTCAGATCCGGTAGATTGGACAGGAAAATCGAGTTTCCACATCCAAACGAAGAGGCAAGAGCGAGAATCATGCAGATCCATTCGAGGAAGATGACAGTGAATCCCGACGTAAATTTCGAGGAATTGGCGAGATCGACGGACGATTTTAATGGGGCGCAATGTAAAGCGGTTTGCGTCGAGGCGGGGATGATTGCGCTACGTCGAAATGCTGTAGCGGTTACTCACGAGGATTACATGGATGCTATTATGGAAGTGCAAGCAAAGAAAAAGGCTAATCTTAATTATTATGcttaa